One genomic segment of Candidatus Saccharimonas sp. includes these proteins:
- a CDS encoding M20/M25/M40 family metallo-hydrolase, whose protein sequence is MNEIELTKKLIEIESVSGNETEILEFLADFLRENSAEVWQNKDFAAGVLRIRTNGNEFSKSSRAIILTGHIDTVSAGDLRAWERSPWEATEMNGKIIGLGASDMKGGLAAQFIAGLEFVKENNFESNFDLWLVAVSNEEIDGRGSRNFVKWLNEQKEFDYSEFFGVIAEPTNCENIEIGHRGNRFVRLKFKGESGHASQQANFQKSALSKASFFLSRIDDIFKNWQESFSNDFLGSPSLVPTSLKSGEDKSPNKTAPSAELILDIRTTPELDSDFKNTFNSLAEKYDFKWEYHSEPVPSSLVSKKSRVIENILKVSKLNEESIMVSPGATDQGEFVNGLKNAQIVVFGPGEWDEAHHQNEFIYIDKLSKYKTWIIDFLKEF, encoded by the coding sequence ATGAACGAAATTGAGCTAACAAAAAAACTTATTGAAATCGAGAGCGTTTCTGGGAATGAGACAGAGATTTTAGAATTTTTGGCAGATTTTTTAAGGGAGAATTCGGCCGAAGTTTGGCAAAATAAAGATTTTGCGGCTGGCGTTTTAAGAATTAGAACAAATGGAAATGAGTTTTCGAAAAGTAGTCGAGCAATTATTTTGACAGGGCACATTGATACCGTTTCAGCTGGTGATTTGCGAGCCTGGGAGAGATCACCTTGGGAAGCGACTGAAATGAACGGAAAAATTATTGGCTTGGGTGCGAGTGATATGAAAGGTGGGCTAGCGGCTCAATTTATTGCTGGTCTTGAATTTGTCAAAGAAAATAATTTTGAAAGTAATTTTGACCTTTGGCTGGTTGCAGTTTCTAATGAAGAAATTGATGGCCGTGGAAGTCGAAATTTTGTAAAATGGTTGAATGAACAAAAAGAATTTGATTATAGCGAATTTTTTGGAGTAATTGCCGAGCCAACAAATTGTGAAAATATTGAAATTGGTCATCGTGGAAATCGTTTTGTTCGATTAAAATTTAAAGGCGAAAGTGGCCACGCTTCACAACAGGCGAATTTTCAGAAATCTGCACTTTCGAAAGCTTCATTCTTTCTGTCACGAATTGATGATATTTTTAAAAATTGGCAAGAAAGTTTTTCGAACGATTTTTTAGGTTCGCCAAGTTTGGTCCCAACTTCATTGAAATCTGGTGAAGATAAAAGTCCAAATAAAACTGCGCCTTCTGCTGAATTGATTCTAGATATTCGGACCACGCCTGAACTTGACTCTGATTTTAAAAATACCTTCAATTCATTGGCTGAAAAATATGATTTTAAGTGGGAGTATCATAGTGAGCCGGTTCCTTCAAGCCTTGTTTCAAAAAAATCAAGGGTTATTGAAAATATTTTGAAAGTTTCAAAATTAAATGAAGAATCGATTATGGTTAGTCCAGGAGCAACCGATCAGGGCGAATTCGTGAATGGGTTGAAAAATGCTCAAATAGTTGTTTTTGGGCCGGGTGAATGGGATGAAGCTCATCACCAGAATGAATTTATATATATAGATAAGCTTTCGAAATATAAAACTTGGATTATTGATTTTTTGAAAGAATTTTAA
- a CDS encoding UDP-N-acetylmuramoyl-tripeptide--D-alanyl-D-alanine ligase, which translates to MNKIMFKKGIQRKLEKYVRKYFETHPDIKLITVAGSVGKTSTKLAIATILSQKYRVRLHEGNHNTHLSAPLAILGINFPGNPRNFWEWHRVFKAARKRIKSPSDQEPQIIIQELGTDHPGDIERFSKYLAPNIAVITSVTPEHMEFFGSIDAVAQEELEAGNFAEMAILNQDDISPDFFKYIRNSNIATYSSVGGANYNFIANNFSLLDGFSGKIQTPEYGEINVRVKVFGEHSLRPIAGAVAVSIKLGLSPQEIVGGLASLKPVPGRMNFMRGVKDSVLIDDTYNSSPAALEAAIQTLYSLSAPSKIAVIGSMNELGEDSAFEHQKIGEMLDGVSLSWVVTVGEHANKFLAPAARLRGCQVYEAKNAIDAGTFVHKIMERGTLVLLKGSQGKIYLEEATKILLLNKDDEKWLVRQDEKWKKTKDDFFSSFTEVAEDEV; encoded by the coding sequence ATGAATAAGATTATGTTTAAAAAAGGAATTCAAAGAAAACTTGAAAAATATGTTCGAAAATATTTCGAAACTCATCCAGATATTAAATTAATTACGGTTGCTGGTTCTGTTGGAAAAACTAGTACAAAACTTGCAATTGCAACTATCTTGAGTCAAAAATATCGTGTACGATTACACGAAGGAAACCACAATACACATTTGAGTGCTCCTTTAGCGATTTTAGGAATAAATTTTCCTGGAAATCCTCGTAATTTTTGGGAATGGCATAGAGTTTTTAAGGCTGCAAGAAAGCGGATTAAATCACCTAGTGATCAAGAGCCGCAAATTATCATTCAAGAACTTGGAACTGACCACCCCGGTGATATCGAACGGTTTAGCAAATATCTTGCTCCAAATATAGCAGTAATTACATCTGTTACTCCTGAACATATGGAGTTTTTTGGAAGTATCGATGCTGTTGCGCAAGAAGAACTTGAAGCTGGGAATTTTGCTGAAATGGCAATTTTAAATCAAGATGATATCTCGCCAGATTTTTTTAAATATATTCGAAATTCGAATATTGCAACTTATAGCTCGGTTGGTGGAGCTAACTATAATTTTATAGCTAATAATTTCTCTTTACTTGATGGCTTTAGCGGTAAAATTCAAACTCCAGAATATGGTGAAATTAATGTTCGAGTAAAAGTTTTTGGCGAACATTCTCTTAGGCCAATTGCTGGTGCAGTAGCGGTCTCTATTAAGCTTGGCTTGAGCCCGCAAGAAATTGTAGGTGGGTTGGCAAGTTTGAAACCAGTTCCTGGTAGAATGAATTTTATGCGAGGCGTTAAAGACTCTGTTTTAATTGATGATACTTATAACTCGAGTCCGGCCGCATTAGAAGCTGCGATCCAAACACTTTATTCTCTTTCTGCACCTTCGAAAATTGCAGTTATTGGAAGTATGAATGAGCTTGGTGAGGATTCTGCTTTTGAACATCAAAAAATAGGTGAAATGCTTGATGGGGTTTCTCTTTCCTGGGTGGTTACTGTTGGTGAACATGCAAATAAGTTTCTTGCTCCAGCTGCAAGATTGCGGGGCTGTCAGGTTTATGAAGCAAAAAATGCAATTGATGCAGGAACTTTTGTTCATAAGATTATGGAACGAGGTACTCTAGTTCTACTTAAAGGCTCTCAAGGTAAAATTTACCTAGAGGAGGCTACAAAAATCCTACTCTTAAATAAAGATGATGAAAAATGGTTGGTTCGTCAGGACGAAAAATGGAAAAAAACCAAAGATGACTTTTTTAGTAGCTTCACAGAAGTTGCTGAAGATGAGGTTTAG
- the gltX gene encoding glutamate--tRNA ligase has product MKARTRFAPSPTGYIHVGNVRSALYPYLIAKQTGGDFILRIEDTDQARFVDGAEDLILDTLKWLGLDWDEGPIYSKKNEEKGDFGPYHQTKRREKYLEWAQKMIEKGLAYADPYSPEEVEEFRKKAKSEKRAFLYRNHRPENPPEWKLGMPLRFKTPEIKRYTWHDAVMGELSAGPEALDDFILIKADGLPTYNFAHIVDDFEMKVTHVIRGSEYVASTPKYLSLYEALEIQPPILAHLPHILAPEGNKKLGKRDGAKSVSEYRVDGILPEAMLNFLAQLGWNDGTEQEIFTKEELIEKFSLDRVQKSGARFDEQRLLWLNGQWIRKISLEDLFKRVQDFWGENAKNASEEYKREVLGLVFDRLKTLKDLPLASEYFFAEQQSDLEMISKNKQLKKLEKSQVAELLSLVIFEVEQLEEWNDDKIQELLNRLLEKTSQKPGILFQIIRISLTWAPFSPALNQTLRVIGKDESAKRLKNSLQEIEKM; this is encoded by the coding sequence ATGAAAGCAAGAACTCGTTTTGCGCCAAGTCCAACTGGATATATTCATGTTGGAAATGTTCGAAGCGCACTTTACCCCTATTTGATCGCCAAGCAAACCGGCGGAGATTTTATTCTGCGAATTGAAGATACTGACCAAGCTCGATTTGTCGATGGTGCGGAGGATTTAATTCTTGATACTCTAAAATGGCTCGGTCTAGATTGGGATGAAGGTCCAATTTATAGCAAAAAAAATGAAGAAAAAGGTGATTTTGGGCCATATCATCAAACTAAGCGCCGCGAAAAATATCTTGAATGGGCGCAAAAAATGATCGAAAAAGGCCTAGCTTATGCCGACCCATATTCACCAGAGGAAGTTGAGGAATTTCGAAAAAAAGCTAAATCTGAAAAACGTGCATTTTTATACCGTAACCATCGCCCGGAAAATCCACCAGAATGGAAACTCGGAATGCCACTTCGTTTTAAGACACCAGAAATTAAACGTTATACTTGGCATGACGCTGTGATGGGTGAACTCTCAGCTGGTCCTGAGGCTTTAGATGATTTTATTTTGATTAAAGCGGATGGTCTTCCAACTTATAATTTTGCACATATTGTTGACGATTTTGAAATGAAAGTTACGCATGTAATTCGTGGTTCGGAGTATGTTGCCAGCACTCCAAAATATCTTTCGTTATATGAGGCGCTTGAAATTCAACCACCAATTTTAGCTCATTTACCGCATATCTTGGCGCCGGAAGGTAATAAGAAGCTTGGTAAACGCGACGGTGCAAAAAGTGTTAGCGAATATCGAGTAGATGGAATTTTGCCAGAGGCTATGCTGAACTTTCTGGCTCAACTTGGCTGGAACGATGGCACTGAACAAGAAATCTTTACTAAAGAAGAATTAATCGAAAAATTTTCCCTTGATCGTGTGCAAAAATCTGGTGCAAGGTTTGACGAACAGCGACTTTTATGGCTCAATGGTCAGTGGATCCGCAAAATTTCTCTTGAAGATCTATTTAAGCGTGTGCAAGATTTTTGGGGAGAAAATGCTAAGAATGCTAGTGAAGAATACAAAAGAGAAGTTCTTGGTCTAGTTTTTGATCGCTTAAAAACACTTAAAGATCTCCCGCTTGCTAGCGAATACTTTTTTGCTGAACAACAATCTGATTTAGAGATGATTTCGAAAAATAAGCAGCTTAAAAAACTTGAAAAATCGCAAGTTGCAGAGCTTTTGAGTTTAGTAATTTTTGAGGTGGAGCAGCTTGAGGAATGGAATGATGATAAAATCCAAGAATTGCTAAACAGGTTGCTTGAAAAGACTAGCCAGAAACCGGGAATTCTATTCCAGATTATTCGAATTTCATTAACTTGGGCGCCATTTTCACCAGCCTTGAATCAAACTCTACGAGTAATCGGTAAGGACGAAAGCGCAAAACGCCTTAAAAATTCACTACAAGAAATTGAGAAAATGTAA
- a CDS encoding sortase has product MNDNNTKNQNNGLNIPERQLQSTFSNDRNRAAIEFRRQKVQQLYQKANTEQILEIQQSKKENQPEKINLAEYLKNQNNSKKVDVRREELIKNSIEEVSKPFQPQPKASFNSGVGQETDEFKTRQKVIQPLQNKQDIVKVDENSHNLGAIKYKPQQAVQNLYNIQQENQPSEQWKRYHAAWQNYYQKYYETYYSAALKQQKKQTANIQSEVVEDLTESQKKERALAKLRKDISEKARQKTEKIRKSRHFVPIFSAIVVVALFLFLQYNRLIFASVEAYVAPGNSNATQTIYSPNSSNSVGQEPKLIIPKINVDVPVVYGVGNDSASQLKAMEKGVAHFSIPGANAVPGQNGNTVLSGHSSNDLFDTGDYKFIFAQLDKLKQGDVIYANYNGKRYTYNVTKTEVVMPNQVNRVQIGTDKPMLTLITCVPLGTAEKRLLVFAEQVSPDPTKAEKPASQENSDNKEVTLPRNSLTFFERLFSWKWD; this is encoded by the coding sequence ATGAATGATAATAATACAAAAAATCAAAACAATGGATTGAATATACCTGAGAGGCAATTGCAGAGTACTTTTTCAAATGATAGAAATCGTGCTGCGATTGAATTTCGAAGGCAAAAAGTTCAACAGCTTTATCAAAAAGCTAATACTGAACAAATTTTAGAAATTCAGCAAAGCAAAAAAGAAAATCAGCCAGAGAAAATTAACTTGGCAGAATATTTAAAAAATCAAAATAACTCTAAAAAAGTTGATGTGCGGCGAGAAGAATTAATTAAAAACTCAATTGAGGAAGTTTCGAAACCATTTCAGCCGCAACCAAAAGCTAGTTTTAATTCTGGTGTTGGTCAAGAGACTGACGAATTTAAGACTCGTCAAAAAGTTATTCAACCGCTCCAGAATAAGCAAGATATTGTAAAAGTTGATGAAAACTCACATAATTTAGGAGCGATAAAATATAAGCCTCAGCAAGCTGTTCAAAATTTATATAATATCCAGCAAGAAAATCAGCCAAGTGAGCAATGGAAACGATACCACGCGGCTTGGCAGAATTATTATCAAAAGTATTACGAAACCTATTATTCGGCGGCCTTGAAGCAGCAAAAAAAGCAAACGGCAAATATTCAATCAGAAGTTGTGGAAGATTTAACGGAAAGCCAGAAAAAAGAGCGAGCTTTGGCGAAGCTTCGAAAAGATATTTCAGAAAAAGCGCGTCAGAAAACTGAGAAAATTCGAAAATCCCGTCATTTTGTACCAATTTTTTCAGCAATTGTTGTGGTAGCTTTGTTTCTATTTTTGCAATATAATAGATTGATTTTTGCTTCAGTTGAAGCTTATGTTGCGCCGGGAAATTCGAATGCTACTCAAACAATTTATAGCCCGAATTCTTCTAACTCGGTTGGGCAAGAGCCAAAATTGATTATTCCGAAAATTAATGTTGATGTTCCAGTTGTTTATGGTGTTGGGAATGATAGCGCATCTCAATTGAAAGCAATGGAAAAGGGTGTTGCACATTTTTCAATTCCAGGCGCAAATGCGGTTCCGGGGCAAAATGGAAATACCGTTTTGAGCGGGCATTCAAGCAATGATCTGTTTGATACAGGCGATTATAAATTTATTTTTGCTCAGCTTGATAAACTTAAACAAGGTGATGTAATTTATGCTAATTATAACGGCAAACGATATACTTATAATGTAACAAAAACAGAGGTTGTAATGCCAAATCAAGTAAATAGAGTTCAAATTGGGACAGATAAACCAATGCTAACTTTGATTACTTGCGTACCTCTTGGAACTGCTGAAAAGCGTTTGCTCGTTTTTGCCGAACAAGTTTCTCCAGATCCAACCAAAGCTGAAAAACCAGCCAGCCAGGAGAATTCTGATAATAAAGAAGTAACGCTTCCTAGGAATTCTCTAACATTTTTTGAAAGATTATTTAGTTGGAAATGGGATTAA
- a CDS encoding TrmH family RNA methyltransferase: MKNPNSFENQNRVQNRKIVVLAHNIRSTHNIGAILRTSEGFGVSKIIFSGYSPFPILKDENFQKTGRLPHIAQKIDSQIHKTALGAEKIVPAEISEDIFKTIQNLKSQGFEIFALEQSKKSIFLKDFVADKNAKITLLLGEEVEGISKELLNLCDRTLEIPMFGQKESFNVSVATGIALYKIACE; the protein is encoded by the coding sequence ATGAAAAATCCTAACTCTTTCGAAAATCAAAACCGTGTGCAAAATCGTAAAATCGTTGTTTTAGCGCACAATATTCGTTCAACTCATAACATTGGCGCAATCTTACGCACTAGTGAAGGCTTTGGAGTTTCAAAAATTATCTTCAGCGGATATTCGCCCTTCCCAATTTTAAAGGACGAAAATTTTCAAAAAACTGGCCGTTTGCCACACATTGCACAAAAAATTGATTCACAAATTCATAAAACCGCGCTTGGGGCTGAAAAAATTGTTCCAGCTGAAATTTCTGAAGATATTTTTAAAACGATTCAAAATCTAAAAAGTCAAGGTTTCGAAATCTTTGCGCTCGAACAAAGCAAAAAATCAATTTTCTTAAAAGATTTTGTAGCCGATAAAAATGCCAAAATTACACTGCTTTTGGGAGAAGAAGTTGAAGGGATTTCGAAAGAATTACTCAATTTATGCGATAGAACTCTTGAAATTCCAATGTTTGGCCAAAAAGAAAGTTTCAACGTTTCAGTTGCAACCGGAATAGCCCTTTATAAAATTGCTTGCGAATAA
- a CDS encoding GspE/PulE family protein: MEENKIQLMRRQKEEEATEQRARILGLTYLDTRDFEDIFPLARDLFTNEQMYRAFLAPLQIGDIDENKPWRVLITSLTPRSVIQKLSKKYQDEGKTLELFLVSESAWKNIMRRYDPPKKVVYDDIEIAGEGDSATLEKVSQTLANVASDQVFDYLIDQADRLGASDIHIENQRQTIRIRMRVDGALHPVAELGRDRYRVIMGELSSRAGVSSASKTSQSGHMQKDIYRDGTSHLLNLRVETVPTMYGMDAVMRLFNFDESMLQLDLLGIAPKERAEIDEIISHPRGMVLMVGPTGSGKSTTLYSMLNALNTLDRKIITLEDPIEYGIGGISQIPIDTTHGASFADGLRSVLRLDPDVVMVGEIRDNDTAKTAIQASITGHLVLSSFHANSTSAAFSRMIDMIGMNPIFSSAIRLLIAQRLVRKLDKNAKEYIPDEATKKWVRNVLEGVPAEKLPQDISGDFKLWKPVASEDSPFGYKGRIVVMEMMVVNDNIAAFLRGERGVISTEAIEAQARKDGLLTLLQQGVISALRGDTTIEEVNRVI, from the coding sequence ATGGAAGAAAATAAAATTCAGCTAATGCGTAGGCAAAAGGAAGAAGAAGCGACCGAGCAACGAGCTAGAATCCTTGGGCTAACGTATCTTGATACACGAGATTTCGAAGATATTTTTCCTCTCGCAAGAGATCTTTTCACAAATGAGCAGATGTATCGGGCATTTTTGGCACCACTTCAAATTGGTGATATTGATGAAAATAAGCCTTGGCGAGTTTTGATCACCAGTTTAACTCCACGCTCAGTTATTCAAAAATTGAGTAAAAAATATCAAGATGAAGGCAAGACTCTTGAGCTTTTCTTGGTTTCTGAAAGCGCATGGAAGAATATTATGCGGCGTTATGATCCGCCGAAAAAGGTTGTTTATGACGATATTGAAATTGCTGGTGAGGGCGATAGTGCTACTTTAGAGAAGGTTAGTCAAACTTTGGCAAATGTTGCTTCCGATCAGGTTTTTGATTATCTGATTGATCAAGCAGATAGGCTCGGCGCGAGTGATATTCATATCGAAAATCAACGCCAGACGATTCGAATCCGGATGCGTGTTGATGGTGCGCTTCACCCAGTTGCTGAGCTTGGGCGAGATCGATACCGTGTTATTATGGGTGAACTTTCTTCGCGAGCGGGGGTGTCAAGCGCTTCAAAAACTTCCCAGTCTGGCCATATGCAGAAGGATATTTATCGTGATGGAACTTCGCATCTTTTAAATTTGCGTGTTGAAACTGTGCCGACAATGTATGGAATGGATGCGGTGATGCGTTTATTTAACTTTGATGAAAGCATGCTTCAGCTTGATTTACTTGGAATTGCGCCAAAAGAGCGAGCTGAAATTGATGAAATTATTTCGCACCCGCGTGGAATGGTTTTAATGGTTGGTCCAACTGGTTCCGGTAAATCAACAACTCTTTATTCTATGCTTAATGCCTTAAATACGCTTGATCGTAAGATTATTACGCTTGAAGATCCAATTGAATATGGTATTGGTGGGATTTCACAAATCCCGATTGATACAACACATGGAGCTAGTTTTGCTGACGGATTACGTTCTGTTTTGCGTCTTGATCCAGATGTTGTAATGGTTGGTGAGATTCGTGACAATGACACGGCGAAAACTGCAATTCAGGCTTCAATTACTGGCCACTTGGTGCTTTCAAGTTTTCATGCCAATTCAACGAGTGCGGCTTTTTCGCGTATGATTGATATGATTGGTATGAATCCAATTTTCTCGAGCGCAATTCGACTTTTGATCGCTCAGCGACTTGTTCGAAAACTTGACAAAAATGCTAAAGAATATATCCCAGATGAAGCAACTAAAAAATGGGTTCGAAACGTTCTTGAGGGTGTCCCAGCTGAAAAACTTCCACAAGATATTTCTGGAGATTTTAAACTTTGGAAACCAGTAGCTTCAGAAGATAGTCCGTTTGGTTATAAGGGGCGAATTGTGGTTATGGAAATGATGGTTGTAAACGATAATATTGCAGCATTTTTACGTGGTGAAAGAGGTGTGATTTCAACTGAAGCTATTGAGGCTCAAGCTCGCAAAGATGGCTTGTTAACCCTTTTACAGCAGGGCGTGATTTCGGCACTTCGTGGTGATACAACTATTGAAGAAGTAAATCGTGTAATTTAG
- a CDS encoding histidine phosphatase family protein encodes MANPLRLVMIRHGQSEANIVQHAQKLGQKIDLEKKVEARADWRQRLSPKGKEQAEKAGRELSKIYGSLDFFDSKYTSPFIRARETAAILSGENCHFWKIDDLLSERNWGIFGRVDMNERVDNFPITMRYLYNDPFFMRLDGGESIFDVYLRFRSFCERLKRDESNQNVLIVSHKQLIQSACYLIEGFLPEHWNDNRIRDIYDVPNLGAIEYSRINPMNASDVRENFAWRRVLNLGEADGKYGDWEEFDIRREFSNDELLAQINENKPFLK; translated from the coding sequence ATGGCAAATCCACTGCGACTAGTGATGATTCGTCACGGGCAAAGTGAGGCTAATATTGTTCAGCATGCGCAAAAGCTCGGGCAAAAAATTGATCTAGAAAAAAAGGTTGAGGCGCGTGCAGATTGGCGACAGCGGCTCTCGCCGAAAGGTAAAGAGCAAGCCGAGAAGGCAGGGAGAGAACTTTCGAAAATTTATGGAAGTTTGGATTTTTTTGATTCGAAATATACTTCACCTTTTATTCGAGCAAGAGAAACTGCTGCAATTTTAAGTGGAGAAAATTGCCATTTCTGGAAGATTGATGATTTACTCTCAGAGCGAAACTGGGGGATTTTTGGTCGTGTAGATATGAATGAGCGAGTTGATAATTTTCCAATTACAATGAGATACCTCTATAATGATCCATTTTTTATGCGGCTTGATGGCGGTGAGAGCATTTTTGATGTTTATTTGCGTTTTCGAAGTTTTTGTGAGCGTCTAAAGAGAGATGAGTCAAACCAGAATGTTTTGATTGTTTCTCATAAACAGTTGATTCAATCTGCTTGTTATTTAATTGAAGGATTTTTGCCTGAACATTGGAATGATAATCGAATACGAGATATTTACGATGTGCCAAATTTGGGAGCAATTGAGTATTCAAGAATCAATCCAATGAATGCGAGTGATGTTCGTGAAAATTTTGCTTGGCGGAGGGTTTTGAATTTAGGCGAAGCTGACGGAAAATATGGAGATTGGGAAGAATTTGATATTCGCCGAGAATTTTCGAATGATGAATTATTAGCTCAAATTAATGAAAATAAACCTTTTTTAAAATAG
- a CDS encoding alpha/beta hydrolase, which produces MNLKSWRRELKNEFIDIDGNKISIYKNLEESKPIAVLFHGFGGNYFGLTPLGFELSKKYSIIICELPAHGKSSLNTFQNIDIFRIFYQKMISKLSNFGKIHLIIGHSFSSYFISDDEISKKIPTIIINPVFEPSDSFLAGMKLLNKSRFLMIFSNLPVFSPFKAATLQKTWSLEANKNIYQNMFLCQNSARNLLAQKSTIPIALDKKVFKTENYIKIAIIGDKDGTVQPFNEEEFRKNFPKSDFHILENSGHLSPMEKPREIAKIIFENIK; this is translated from the coding sequence ATGAATCTAAAATCTTGGCGAAGAGAGCTAAAAAATGAATTTATCGATATTGACGGTAATAAAATTTCAATATATAAAAATTTAGAAGAAAGTAAACCAATTGCCGTTCTTTTTCATGGTTTTGGTGGAAACTATTTTGGATTAACTCCACTTGGATTTGAGCTTTCAAAAAAATATTCAATTATTATTTGTGAATTACCGGCTCATGGTAAAAGTTCACTTAATACCTTTCAAAATATCGATATTTTTCGAATTTTCTACCAGAAGATGATTTCAAAACTTAGTAATTTTGGTAAAATTCATCTTATTATTGGCCACTCTTTTAGTTCTTATTTTATCAGCGATGATGAGATTTCGAAAAAAATTCCAACCATTATTATAAATCCAGTTTTTGAGCCTAGCGATTCATTTTTAGCTGGAATGAAATTATTAAATAAATCTAGATTTTTAATGATTTTTTCAAATCTACCAGTTTTCTCACCTTTCAAAGCAGCTACTCTCCAAAAAACTTGGTCGCTTGAAGCAAATAAAAATATTTATCAAAACATGTTTTTATGTCAAAACTCAGCAAGGAATTTACTCGCGCAAAAATCAACAATCCCAATAGCACTTGACAAAAAAGTGTTCAAAACCGAGAATTATATCAAAATTGCTATTATTGGCGATAAAGATGGAACGGTTCAGCCTTTTAATGAAGAGGAATTTCGCAAAAACTTCCCTAAATCAGATTTTCATATCCTTGAAAATTCTGGCCATTTGTCGCCAATGGAAAAACCGCGAGAGATTGCTAAAATTATTTTCGAAAATATTAAATAA
- a CDS encoding NUDIX domain-containing protein produces MKEILPIVDENDKIIDEIDKAEFDKTTGRIYRTVSLILFNLDGDFLIQRRSFSKATFAGKWQNSAAAGHVQIGESYLDAIHRETIEEIGLNLRFQDFIKVEKVFIHTKENKRRFMQVFAAKMNFNLEDLAIARDEVAEIKLVNFKEFQKMIKEHPEDFTDLPEVTLKILEKAREKIEK; encoded by the coding sequence ATGAAAGAAATTTTACCAATTGTTGATGAAAATGATAAAATTATTGACGAAATTGATAAGGCTGAATTTGATAAAACTACGGGGCGAATTTATCGAACGGTTTCACTAATTTTATTTAATTTAGATGGTGATTTTTTGATTCAACGGCGATCTTTTTCGAAAGCTACATTTGCTGGAAAATGGCAAAATTCGGCAGCGGCTGGCCATGTTCAGATTGGTGAAAGTTATCTGGACGCGATTCATCGTGAAACTATTGAAGAAATTGGCTTGAACTTGCGATTTCAAGATTTCATTAAAGTTGAAAAGGTTTTTATTCATACCAAAGAAAATAAGCGTCGTTTTATGCAAGTTTTTGCTGCAAAAATGAATTTTAATCTTGAAGATCTAGCGATTGCGCGTGATGAAGTTGCCGAAATTAAGCTAGTGAATTTTAAAGAATTTCAAAAAATGATTAAAGAACATCCTGAAGATTTTACGGATTTACCAGAAGTTACATTAAAAATTCTTGAAAAAGCCCGAGAAAAAATTGAAAAATAA